One Chloroflexota bacterium DNA segment encodes these proteins:
- a CDS encoding type II toxin-antitoxin system MqsA family antitoxin: MQSGSATVRLERDSLQFVFKAVPAQICPRCGEAYVSEAVATQLLDSAEELVRTGAQMDIRLFAPAASS, from the coding sequence TTGCAGAGTGGATCCGCCACGGTCAGGCTGGAACGCGATAGCCTTCAGTTTGTGTTCAAGGCGGTGCCGGCGCAGATCTGCCCCCGCTGCGGCGAAGCGTATGTCTCCGAAGCCGTCGCCACTCAGTTGCTGGACAGCGCCGAGGAGCTAGTGCGCACCGGCGCGCAGATGGATATTCGCCTGTTTGCCCCGGCCGCGTCGTCCTGA
- a CDS encoding DUF4258 domain-containing protein translates to MKVGQITYRVHAVERMFERGITTADVRTVVEHGKPIEDYSADTLYPSQLILGWIAKRPVHVVAAFDAAQDAVIGITAYEPDPAQWADQFRRRVV, encoded by the coding sequence ATGAAAGTCGGCCAGATAACGTATCGCGTGCACGCGGTCGAGCGAATGTTTGAGCGCGGCATCACCACCGCCGACGTGCGGACCGTCGTGGAGCACGGCAAACCGATTGAGGATTATTCGGCCGACACGCTCTATCCGAGCCAGTTGATTTTGGGGTGGATCGCGAAACGCCCGGTACACGTCGTGGCGGCGTTCGATGCCGCGCAGGATGCGGTGATCGGCATCACCGCTTACGAGCCGGACCCCGCGCAATGGGCCGACCAGTTCCGGCGGCGCGTGGTATGA
- a CDS encoding RidA family protein — MMPNTFINPDGLSAPNGYTHVVTSTGRRTIHISGQVAFDRSGQIVGAGDLRAQTVQAFENLRVALAAAGATFNDIVKMTTFIVNYKAEVRPLLREVRMSYLNAAQPPAHTLVGVQALALPEIMIEVEATAVLD; from the coding sequence ATGATGCCCAACACGTTCATCAACCCGGACGGCCTGTCGGCGCCAAACGGCTACACGCACGTCGTCACGTCCACCGGCCGCCGCACGATCCACATCTCGGGACAGGTCGCATTCGACCGCAGCGGGCAGATCGTCGGCGCGGGCGACCTGCGCGCTCAGACGGTGCAGGCGTTCGAGAACCTGCGCGTCGCACTGGCCGCCGCCGGCGCAACGTTCAACGACATCGTGAAGATGACGACATTCATCGTCAACTACAAGGCTGAGGTTCGCCCGCTGCTGCGCGAGGTGCGCATGAGCTACCTGAACGCCGCGCAGCCGCCGGCGCACACGCTGGTCGGCGTGCAGGCGCTGGCGCTGCCCGAGATTATGATCGAGGTCGAGGCGACCGCCGTCCTGGATTGA
- the mtnN gene encoding 5'-methylthioadenosine/S-adenosylhomocysteine nucleosidase has product MLQWQYAITPDAAMTLALVAAMAIELEPARKAARAVEDSRPLGQAVYCGRIGAHDVVLAETGMGKVRAAAVTQALIERYGISRLIMFGSAGAVNPKHDVGTIIVGRQLIQHDFSLFSGRAMLGWGRDWVPADKRLSAQLLAAGKRLGLPVAPGRIVTGDQPVAHDETRQRLWSEFRADCVEMEGAAVAMVCHLNGVPFAIARGLTDRADAQAVRAFRRRIRDVSKQVAGLAVECVRGL; this is encoded by the coding sequence ATGCTACAATGGCAGTATGCGATTACCCCGGATGCGGCGATGACGCTGGCGCTCGTCGCCGCCATGGCAATTGAACTGGAACCGGCGCGCAAAGCGGCGCGCGCGGTCGAGGACAGCCGCCCGCTCGGCCAGGCAGTCTATTGCGGGCGCATCGGTGCGCACGACGTGGTGCTGGCCGAGACCGGCATGGGCAAGGTGCGCGCGGCCGCCGTGACGCAGGCGCTGATCGAGCGCTACGGCATATCGCGGCTGATCATGTTCGGGTCGGCCGGCGCAGTGAACCCGAAGCACGACGTCGGCACGATCATCGTCGGCCGGCAGTTGATCCAGCACGATTTCAGCCTGTTCTCGGGGCGCGCGATGCTCGGCTGGGGGCGCGACTGGGTGCCCGCCGACAAGCGGTTGAGCGCGCAGTTGCTGGCGGCCGGCAAGCGGCTTGGCCTGCCGGTGGCGCCCGGCCGGATCGTCACCGGCGACCAGCCGGTCGCGCACGACGAGACACGCCAGCGGCTGTGGTCCGAGTTCCGCGCGGACTGCGTCGAGATGGAAGGCGCGGCCGTCGCCATGGTCTGCCACCTGAACGGCGTGCCGTTCGCCATCGCGCGCGGGCTGACCGACCGCGCCGACGCGCAGGCGGTGCGCGCGTTCCGCCGCCGCATCCGCGACGTGTCGAAGCAGGTTGCCGGGCTGGCTGTCGAGTGCGTGCGCGGCTTGTAA
- a CDS encoding immunity 53 family protein yields the protein MTGALAGLQDWYRNCCDGEWEHHYGVTIQSLDNPGWLVTIDLAGTALIDCRFDAIDARAGGTEWMHCAVQDAQFRAAGASTGWAAAYLSGLGTDLKPFRESTDVAAGVGAGL from the coding sequence ATGACAGGCGCGCTGGCGGGGTTGCAGGACTGGTACCGGAACTGCTGTGACGGCGAGTGGGAGCATCACTACGGCGTGACGATCCAGTCGCTCGACAATCCCGGCTGGCTCGTGACGATTGACCTGGCCGGCACAGCGCTAATCGATTGCCGGTTTGACGCAATCGATGCCCGGGCCGGCGGGACCGAATGGATGCACTGCGCGGTGCAGGACGCGCAGTTCCGCGCCGCGGGCGCATCGACTGGATGGGCTGCTGCGTATCTTTCTGGATTGGGCACAGACCTAAAGCCGTTTCGCGAAAGCACGGATGTGGCGGCTGGCGTAGGGGCGGGTCTCTGA
- a CDS encoding type II toxin-antitoxin system VapC family toxin, with translation MNVSQRIQTVSRLFLDTPPIVYYVEENALYLPRVVPVFDRIDAGELLAVTSPITLSECLVAPFRANNIELLQEFRDLIAANANMHFRMIDATIAEKAAEFRAHYNLSLTDAYQMAVALSAGCDAFFTNDARLKRVTEINVLVLDDLEPG, from the coding sequence GTGAATGTATCGCAGCGGATTCAGACAGTTTCGCGGCTGTTCCTGGATACGCCGCCCATCGTCTACTATGTCGAAGAGAATGCACTGTATCTGCCGCGCGTTGTGCCCGTATTTGATCGCATTGACGCCGGTGAATTGCTGGCTGTCACTTCGCCCATCACGCTTTCAGAATGCCTCGTCGCGCCATTCCGCGCTAACAACATTGAGCTATTGCAGGAATTTAGGGACCTGATCGCTGCCAATGCCAATATGCACTTCCGAATGATCGACGCGACGATCGCTGAAAAGGCAGCTGAATTTCGAGCGCACTACAACCTCTCGCTGACCGACGCATATCAGATGGCCGTTGCGCTCAGTGCCGGCTGCGATGCCTTCTTCACAAACGACGCGCGTCTCAAGCGCGTGACGGAAATCAACGTGCTCGTGCTTGACGACCTCGAACCGGGCTAA
- a CDS encoding aldehyde dehydrogenase family protein, producing MSPSRALIYKNFINGKWVPARSGRTYENRNPATGAVIGRFPDSGAEDIDAAVQAARAAYPAWSAFPAPRRAELIYTFAQRLMEHKEAFARDLTREMGKVINEARGDVQEAIDMSYLIAGEGRRLYGLTTPSEMPNKFAMCVRVPVGVIGVITPWNFPMAVPSWKIIPSLVCGNTVVWKPGEDTPLTAVNFVKLLAECGIPPGVINLVSGDGPNAGAPLVEHPLVNMISFTGSTAVGTRIGEIGGRMNKRISLEMGGKNPIIIMDDADLDLAVEGVLWGAFGTSGQRCTATSRLLVQEGVYDKFLAMLVARARALKIGDGLDESVQVGPIINAEAQVKILEYIEIGKAEGARLLTGGHALTADKHKRGNFIAPTIFADANRRMRIACEEIFGPVLTVVPIKTLAEAIEIANEVEYGLSSSIYTRDINQAFAAMRDLYTGIVYINAPTIGAETHLPFGGTKATGNGHREGGPMAVIDTFTEWKSIYVDYSGALQKAQIDEVKIAASAAPAAKPKRKK from the coding sequence ATGAGCCCCAGCAGAGCGCTGATTTACAAGAACTTCATTAACGGCAAATGGGTGCCGGCCCGGTCGGGCCGCACATACGAGAACCGCAACCCCGCGACCGGCGCGGTGATCGGCCGCTTCCCCGATTCGGGCGCGGAAGACATCGACGCGGCCGTGCAGGCCGCCCGCGCCGCCTATCCGGCCTGGAGCGCGTTCCCGGCCCCGCGCCGCGCCGAACTGATCTACACCTTCGCCCAGCGGCTGATGGAGCATAAGGAAGCGTTTGCACGCGACCTGACCCGCGAGATGGGCAAGGTCATCAATGAGGCGCGCGGCGATGTGCAGGAAGCGATCGACATGTCGTACCTGATCGCGGGCGAAGGCCGCCGCCTGTACGGTCTCACGACCCCGTCGGAGATGCCGAACAAATTCGCCATGTGCGTGCGCGTGCCGGTCGGGGTGATCGGTGTCATCACGCCGTGGAACTTCCCGATGGCCGTGCCGTCGTGGAAGATCATCCCGTCGCTGGTCTGCGGCAACACGGTCGTCTGGAAGCCGGGCGAGGACACGCCGCTCACGGCGGTCAACTTCGTGAAGCTGCTGGCCGAGTGCGGCATCCCGCCGGGCGTGATCAACCTGGTCAGCGGCGATGGGCCGAACGCCGGCGCGCCGCTCGTGGAGCACCCGCTCGTCAACATGATCTCGTTCACCGGCTCGACGGCGGTCGGCACGCGCATCGGCGAGATCGGCGGGCGCATGAACAAGCGCATCTCGCTGGAGATGGGCGGCAAGAACCCGATCATCATCATGGACGATGCCGACCTGGACCTGGCGGTCGAGGGCGTGCTGTGGGGCGCGTTCGGCACCAGCGGCCAGCGTTGCACCGCCACCTCGCGCCTGCTGGTGCAGGAGGGCGTGTACGACAAGTTCCTCGCCATGCTCGTCGCGCGGGCGCGCGCGCTCAAGATCGGCGATGGCCTGGACGAGTCGGTGCAGGTCGGGCCGATCATCAACGCCGAGGCGCAGGTCAAGATCCTGGAGTACATCGAGATCGGCAAGGCCGAAGGCGCGCGCCTGCTGACCGGCGGCCATGCGCTGACGGCCGACAAGCATAAGAGGGGCAACTTCATCGCGCCGACCATCTTCGCCGACGCCAACCGGCGCATGCGGATCGCCTGCGAGGAGATCTTCGGGCCGGTGCTGACGGTCGTGCCAATCAAGACGCTGGCCGAGGCGATCGAGATCGCGAACGAGGTCGAGTACGGCTTATCGTCGTCGATCTACACGCGCGACATCAACCAGGCGTTCGCGGCGATGCGCGACCTCTACACCGGCATCGTCTACATCAACGCGCCGACGATCGGCGCGGAGACGCACCTGCCGTTCGGCGGCACGAAGGCGACCGGCAACGGTCACCGCGAGGGTGGCCCGATGGCGGTTATCGACACGTTCACGGAGTGGAAGTCGATCTACGTGGACTACAGCGGCGCGCTGCAGAAAGCGCAGATCGACGAAGTGAAGATCGCGGCCAGCGCCGCGCCGGCGGCGAAGCCGAAGCGGAAGAAGTAG
- a CDS encoding RraA family protein, whose protein sequence is MPDLLSPAEIEELKKFSSCSIANAIETFNIRPRNIGFMAYDIKCMFPEMPPMVGYAFTARIRASFEAKKTPDVWEYRRQLQAAPGPKILVIEDEDDVPVGSYWGEVNASVHRALGCVGTITNGGVRDLTEVRALGFHFFARTTLVSHAYVHLREWAIPINVGGMLVRPGDPFHADQHGIVQIPQEIAHKVAAATAEFDRKERFVINAAQDPHFTMAKLEAAYKEMRGY, encoded by the coding sequence ATGCCAGATCTGCTTTCTCCCGCCGAAATCGAGGAATTGAAGAAATTCTCGTCGTGCAGCATTGCCAACGCCATTGAGACGTTCAACATCCGGCCGCGCAACATCGGCTTCATGGCGTACGACATCAAGTGCATGTTCCCCGAGATGCCGCCGATGGTCGGCTACGCCTTCACCGCGCGCATCCGCGCGTCGTTTGAGGCCAAGAAGACGCCCGACGTCTGGGAGTATCGCCGGCAGTTGCAGGCCGCGCCTGGCCCCAAGATTCTGGTCATCGAGGACGAGGACGACGTGCCGGTCGGCTCGTACTGGGGCGAGGTCAATGCCAGCGTTCACCGCGCGTTGGGCTGTGTCGGCACGATCACGAACGGTGGCGTGCGCGATCTGACCGAAGTGCGCGCACTCGGCTTTCACTTCTTCGCCCGCACGACGCTCGTCTCGCACGCCTATGTGCACCTGCGCGAATGGGCCATCCCGATCAATGTTGGCGGCATGCTCGTGCGCCCGGGCGACCCGTTCCACGCTGACCAGCACGGCATCGTGCAGATCCCGCAGGAGATCGCGCACAAGGTCGCGGCGGCCACGGCCGAGTTCGACCGCAAGGAGCGATTCGTCATCAATGCGGCGCAGGACCCGCACTTCACGATGGCGAAGCTCGAGGCAGCCTACAAGGAGATGCGGGGGTACTAG
- a CDS encoding type III pantothenate kinase gives MLLTVDIGNTNIVLGLYDGTQLRDSWRAATDPRRTADEYAVTIYEFLARRGYRIEQIADCAVSSVVPALTPVFRDLAKRYWEIDPLIVSVDIDLGLRVLTDNPREVGADRIVNAVAAKALYGAPAIVIDFGTATTWDVVNADGDYIGGAIAPGVGISAEALASRAARLHRIELTFPPTAIGKSTDAAMRVGILYGYVGIVEGLTERIRRELGGNVRVIATGGLAGLIAAQTPVIERVDPDLTLLGLRLLWERNRNK, from the coding sequence ATGCTACTGACCGTTGACATCGGCAACACCAACATCGTGCTGGGCCTGTACGACGGCACGCAGTTGCGCGACTCGTGGCGCGCGGCGACCGATCCGCGCCGTACGGCCGACGAGTACGCCGTGACGATCTACGAGTTCCTGGCGCGGCGCGGCTATCGCATCGAGCAGATCGCCGACTGCGCCGTCTCGTCGGTGGTGCCGGCGTTGACGCCGGTCTTCCGCGACCTGGCCAAGCGCTACTGGGAGATTGACCCGCTGATCGTCAGCGTAGACATCGACCTCGGCCTGCGCGTGCTGACCGACAACCCGCGCGAGGTCGGCGCCGACCGCATCGTGAACGCCGTGGCGGCCAAGGCGCTCTACGGCGCGCCCGCCATCGTGATCGACTTCGGCACGGCGACGACCTGGGACGTGGTGAACGCCGACGGCGACTACATCGGCGGCGCCATCGCGCCCGGCGTCGGCATCTCGGCTGAGGCGCTCGCCTCGCGCGCCGCGCGCCTGCACCGCATCGAGTTGACGTTCCCGCCGACTGCGATCGGCAAGAGCACCGATGCGGCGATGCGCGTTGGCATCCTGTACGGCTACGTCGGCATCGTCGAAGGGTTGACCGAGCGCATCCGGCGCGAACTTGGCGGGAACGTGCGCGTGATTGCGACCGGCGGGCTGGCCGGCCTGATCGCCGCGCAGACGCCGGTCATCGAGCGTGTCGATCCCGACCTGACCCTGCTCGGCCTGCGGCTGCTGTGGGAGCGGAATCGGAACAAGTAG
- a CDS encoding VIT1/CCC1 transporter family protein: MPQTPHVEKHFTGNEMIRDIVIGMSDGLTVPFALAAGLSGATDQTTIIVTAGLAEMAAGAIAMGLGGYLAARSDTEHYDSEQRREEREIVEKPDAEVAEVRDILHGLGVPAAAGETVVEALKQNPKAWVEFMMKLELGLEKPDPKRAPISAFTIGGSYVAGGMIPLLPYFFSASASGALIYSVVLTLIALALFGAFKGYFTGVQPIRSAIQTVIVGGLAAAAAFGIARAIS; encoded by the coding sequence ATGCCGCAGACGCCCCACGTCGAGAAACACTTCACCGGCAACGAGATGATCCGCGACATCGTGATCGGCATGTCCGACGGGCTGACCGTGCCGTTCGCGCTGGCGGCCGGCCTCTCCGGCGCGACCGACCAGACGACCATCATCGTGACGGCCGGGCTGGCCGAGATGGCTGCCGGAGCGATTGCCATGGGGCTGGGCGGCTACCTGGCTGCGCGCAGCGACACGGAGCACTACGACAGCGAGCAACGGCGGGAAGAGCGTGAAATCGTCGAGAAGCCGGATGCCGAAGTTGCCGAGGTGCGCGACATCCTGCACGGGCTGGGCGTGCCGGCCGCCGCCGGCGAGACGGTCGTCGAGGCGTTGAAGCAGAACCCGAAGGCGTGGGTGGAGTTCATGATGAAACTGGAACTCGGGTTGGAGAAGCCCGACCCGAAGCGCGCGCCGATCAGCGCGTTTACCATCGGCGGCTCGTACGTCGCGGGCGGCATGATCCCGCTGCTGCCGTATTTCTTCAGCGCCAGCGCCAGCGGCGCGCTGATCTATTCGGTGGTGTTGACCTTGATCGCGCTCGCGCTGTTCGGCGCGTTCAAGGGATACTTCACCGGCGTGCAGCCGATCCGCAGCGCCATCCAGACCGTGATCGTCGGCGGGCTGGCCGCCGCGGCAGCGTTCGGGATCGCGCGCGCGATCAGCTAG
- the ggt gene encoding gamma-glutamyltransferase, translating to MNTPLSGERFPSRRSIVMSRNGIVSTTQPLASMAGLRILMQGGNAFDAAVAASAAMNVTEPMTNGIGGDMFSLNYVAETRKVTALNGSGRAPQKATAKWYRDHGHDKMPQLGILAVTVPGAVDGWATLLNGHGTMSLGQVLQPAIELASEGFPVQEMTAKAWLGVGERIKNCADAVKTYWPNGRAPRAGELFRNPNLARSLRMIADQGRDAYYLGEIAEKIVNCSDENGGLFTLQDFIDHTSTWDEPITADYGGYRVYECPPNGQGIAALMALNLVKGFDLKALGHLSADYLHVLMEAMKIAFADAKKYIADPRMADVPIAGLLSAAYADERRKLIDMKRAAPENLPGKPPAGSSTEYHSVADRWGNACSFICSNYMGIGSGLVAGDTGIALQNRGALFVLDSTHRNVIAPAKRPYHTIIPAMAVPLDDALPYRVISFGVMGGFMQPQGHMQVMCNLADFGLNVQESLDVPRFRVDDGAAAGIEPGVPEPVRAELTARGHKLTVSPWWSPAFGRGQVVAVDRESGAILAGSEPRSDGCAVGW from the coding sequence ATGAACACACCGCTTTCCGGCGAGCGCTTCCCGTCACGGCGCTCGATCGTGATGTCCAGGAACGGCATCGTTTCGACCACCCAGCCGCTGGCTTCGATGGCCGGCCTGCGCATCCTGATGCAGGGTGGCAATGCGTTCGACGCGGCGGTCGCCGCCAGCGCCGCGATGAACGTCACCGAGCCGATGACCAACGGCATCGGCGGCGACATGTTCTCGCTCAACTACGTCGCCGAGACGCGCAAGGTCACCGCGCTGAACGGCAGCGGCCGCGCGCCGCAGAAGGCGACCGCGAAGTGGTACCGCGATCACGGGCATGACAAGATGCCGCAGTTGGGCATCCTCGCCGTAACGGTCCCCGGCGCGGTGGACGGCTGGGCGACGCTGCTGAACGGGCACGGCACAATGTCGCTCGGGCAGGTGCTGCAGCCGGCGATCGAATTGGCCAGCGAGGGCTTCCCCGTGCAGGAAATGACGGCCAAAGCCTGGCTGGGCGTTGGCGAGCGCATCAAGAACTGCGCCGATGCCGTGAAGACGTACTGGCCGAACGGCCGCGCGCCGCGCGCCGGTGAACTCTTCCGCAACCCGAATCTGGCGCGCTCGCTGCGCATGATCGCCGACCAGGGCCGCGACGCCTACTACCTGGGCGAGATCGCCGAGAAGATCGTCAACTGCTCGGACGAGAACGGCGGCCTGTTCACCTTGCAGGACTTCATCGACCACACGAGCACCTGGGACGAGCCGATCACGGCCGATTACGGCGGCTATCGCGTCTACGAATGCCCGCCGAACGGGCAGGGCATCGCGGCGCTGATGGCGCTCAACCTCGTCAAGGGCTTCGACCTGAAGGCGCTCGGTCACCTGAGCGCCGACTACCTGCACGTGCTGATGGAGGCGATGAAGATCGCCTTCGCCGATGCCAAGAAATACATCGCCGACCCGCGCATGGCCGATGTGCCGATCGCCGGCCTGCTCTCGGCCGCCTACGCCGACGAGCGCCGCAAGCTGATCGACATGAAGCGCGCCGCGCCGGAGAACCTGCCGGGCAAGCCGCCGGCCGGCAGCAGCACCGAGTACCACTCGGTCGCCGACCGCTGGGGCAACGCTTGCTCGTTCATCTGCTCGAACTACATGGGCATCGGCTCGGGCCTGGTGGCGGGCGACACCGGCATCGCCCTGCAGAACCGTGGCGCTTTGTTCGTGCTGGATTCGACGCACCGCAACGTCATCGCGCCGGCCAAGCGCCCCTATCACACGATCATCCCGGCCATGGCTGTGCCGCTCGACGATGCGCTCCCGTACCGTGTCATCTCGTTTGGCGTGATGGGCGGCTTCATGCAGCCGCAGGGACACATGCAGGTCATGTGCAATCTCGCCGACTTCGGCCTCAACGTACAGGAGTCGCTCGACGTGCCGCGTTTCCGCGTGGACGACGGCGCGGCGGCGGGCATCGAGCCCGGCGTGCCGGAGCCCGTGCGCGCCGAACTGACCGCGCGCGGTCACAAACTGACCGTCAGCCCATGGTGGAGCCCGGCATTCGGGCGCGGGCAGGTGGTCGCCGTCGACCGCGAGAGCGGCGCGATCCTGGCCGGCAGCGAGCCGCGCTCCGACGGTTGCGCGGTCGGGTGGTAG